A stretch of the Flavobacterium sp. 5 genome encodes the following:
- a CDS encoding BrxA/BrxB family bacilliredoxin: MYPEEMVKPMQAELTSAGFQDLHSAEAVDNAIKAEGTTFVVVNSVCGCAARNARPGAKMSLEGGKNPSRLITVFAGVDKEAVDAARQHMFPFPPSSPSMALFKNGELVHMLERHHIEGRPAETIAENLKDAFNEFC, encoded by the coding sequence ATGTATCCAGAAGAAATGGTAAAACCAATGCAGGCTGAATTAACCTCTGCTGGTTTTCAAGATTTACATAGTGCTGAAGCTGTAGATAATGCTATCAAAGCTGAAGGTACCACTTTTGTTGTTGTGAATTCAGTTTGTGGTTGTGCTGCTAGAAATGCACGTCCAGGAGCAAAAATGAGCTTAGAAGGTGGTAAAAACCCAAGTCGATTAATTACAGTTTTTGCTGGTGTTGACAAAGAAGCTGTTGATGCTGCAAGACAACATATGTTTCCTTTTCCTCCATCATCGCCAAGTATGGCTTTGTTCAAAAATGGGGAATTAGTTCATATGTTAGAGCGTCATCATATTGAAGGACGTCCTGCTGAAACAATTGCAGAAAACTTAAAAGATGCTTTTAACGAATTTTGTTAA
- a CDS encoding efflux RND transporter permease subunit, with protein sequence MGEFFVRRPIVAIVISIITVILGLLALQKTPISQYPDINPPVVKITTSFTGANALNVEQAVATPIEQKVNGVEQMLYIKSTNTSDGACTIEVTFDVGTNLDNANMLTQNRQNQSSPFMPASVKQQGVVVKKSLSFPMMLFTITSTNPKYDAKFLNNYASINVVDQLARIKGVGEVSLFGGSDYSMRIWLKADIMSRLGVTVDDVKNALNAQNMISPGGKFGAEPAPMGTDFTYGVTLQDRLVTEKEFSKIVVKSKSDGAEVVLSDIARIELGTENYSSSARRNGSPSAVVALYQMPGSNALEVSELAKAAMKQMAEKFPKDLVYQESLDTTLAITAGVDDIVHTLIEAIILVILVVFIFLQNWRATLIPLITVPVSLIGTIAVFPMLGFSINTLSLLGLVLAIGIVVDDAIVVVEAVIHHIEHGKSPKDATIQAMKEVSGPVIAIALILIAVFVPVAMTPGITGRFYQQFAITIAVSVAFSAFSALSLSPALCAMLLKPTKPVSEQTGWLAKFFTGFNRIFEKVTDKYLFGATFFAKKAMRIIILLVVVLVAVVFLGKGIPPGFIPEEDQGYVMVNIQLPPASSLQRTDEVSKKIDGFLKEEKDILSFTDIIGFSMLTSSYQPNNAFVFISLKPWEERTETAKQFVDRLNKKLSTQITNATAFSFGPPAIQGLGASAGFSLMLQDRGGNSAQYLAQQTQAFIAVAQKRPEIKRIYTTFNAGTPQIKLDIDNQKAMKLGIPVSKVTEALGAFLGGSYVNDFNRFGRQYKVYLQGEAVDRLKPENLNSIYIRNDKGDMLPISTLVTASKVTGPDFTNRLNLFRAAEIGGSPNDGYSSAQALDALEQVAKETLPADMSYDYINLSYQEKHSPGGGTVFLMALVFVFLILAAQYESWKLPFSVLLGAPFAVFGAFLGLFLARMGSDAYVNNVFAQIGLVLLIGLVAKNAILIVEFAKEEYDKGKPLYESAMIAAKLRFRPILMTAFAFILGVVPLLTATGAGSQARIVMGMAVFSGMLIATVLGVLIVPGLYVMIENIGKKKDEVVATDSTNDSKTTDHHE encoded by the coding sequence ATGGGAGAATTTTTTGTTAGAAGACCAATCGTAGCAATTGTAATTAGTATCATAACAGTGATACTTGGATTGCTTGCATTACAAAAGACACCAATATCGCAATATCCAGATATCAATCCGCCCGTTGTAAAAATCACAACTTCTTTTACAGGTGCAAATGCTTTGAATGTTGAGCAAGCTGTTGCTACTCCAATTGAACAAAAAGTAAATGGAGTAGAGCAAATGCTTTACATAAAATCGACAAACACATCAGATGGAGCTTGTACAATCGAGGTAACATTTGACGTAGGAACCAATTTAGATAATGCCAACATGCTTACGCAAAACAGGCAAAATCAATCTTCACCTTTTATGCCTGCGAGTGTAAAACAGCAAGGGGTTGTGGTAAAAAAATCGCTGTCTTTTCCGATGATGTTGTTTACCATTACATCTACCAACCCAAAATACGATGCTAAGTTTTTGAATAACTATGCAAGTATTAATGTTGTAGATCAATTAGCTCGTATCAAAGGAGTTGGAGAAGTTTCTCTTTTTGGAGGAAGTGATTATTCTATGAGGATTTGGTTAAAAGCAGATATAATGAGCAGATTAGGCGTTACTGTTGATGATGTCAAAAATGCTTTGAATGCTCAAAACATGATTAGCCCTGGTGGAAAATTTGGTGCGGAGCCAGCTCCAATGGGAACCGATTTTACTTATGGAGTTACATTACAAGATCGTTTAGTTACCGAAAAAGAATTTTCTAAAATTGTAGTTAAAAGTAAATCAGATGGTGCTGAAGTAGTACTAAGTGATATCGCAAGAATTGAATTAGGAACTGAAAATTACAGTTCAAGTGCACGCCGAAATGGCTCGCCAAGTGCTGTGGTTGCTTTGTATCAAATGCCTGGAAGTAATGCGCTTGAAGTTTCTGAGTTAGCTAAAGCAGCAATGAAACAAATGGCTGAAAAATTTCCTAAAGACCTTGTTTACCAAGAATCATTGGATACAACACTTGCGATTACAGCTGGGGTTGATGATATTGTTCATACTTTAATTGAAGCCATTATATTAGTTATTTTAGTTGTATTTATATTTCTTCAAAATTGGAGAGCTACTTTAATTCCACTTATTACAGTACCAGTTTCGTTAATTGGAACTATTGCGGTTTTCCCAATGTTAGGATTCTCGATAAACACTTTATCATTATTAGGTTTGGTACTAGCGATTGGTATTGTCGTCGATGATGCGATTGTAGTGGTTGAAGCCGTTATCCATCATATTGAACACGGAAAATCTCCTAAAGATGCCACCATTCAGGCGATGAAAGAAGTTTCAGGACCAGTAATTGCCATTGCACTTATCTTAATTGCAGTATTCGTACCCGTTGCTATGACACCCGGAATTACAGGTCGTTTTTACCAACAGTTTGCCATAACCATTGCCGTTTCTGTTGCATTCTCTGCATTTAGTGCATTGTCACTGAGTCCTGCTTTGTGCGCGATGTTATTAAAACCTACAAAACCTGTAAGTGAACAAACAGGATGGTTGGCGAAGTTTTTTACAGGGTTCAACCGAATTTTTGAAAAAGTAACCGACAAATATTTATTTGGAGCTACTTTTTTTGCTAAAAAAGCCATGCGTATTATAATTCTACTAGTTGTGGTTTTAGTAGCGGTAGTATTTTTAGGAAAAGGAATTCCACCAGGATTTATACCCGAAGAAGATCAAGGGTATGTAATGGTAAACATTCAATTGCCTCCAGCCTCTTCTTTGCAGCGTACAGATGAAGTTTCGAAGAAAATTGATGGTTTTTTGAAAGAAGAAAAAGATATATTGTCTTTTACTGACATTATTGGTTTTAGTATGCTTACAAGTTCGTACCAACCGAATAATGCTTTTGTCTTTATCTCGTTAAAACCTTGGGAAGAAAGAACTGAAACGGCCAAACAATTTGTAGATCGTTTGAATAAAAAATTATCCACTCAAATTACAAACGCGACCGCTTTCTCTTTTGGTCCTCCAGCGATTCAAGGTCTTGGAGCATCAGCAGGTTTTAGTTTAATGTTGCAAGATAGAGGTGGAAATTCAGCTCAATATTTAGCACAGCAAACGCAAGCTTTTATTGCAGTAGCGCAAAAACGTCCTGAAATAAAAAGAATCTACACCACTTTTAATGCAGGTACACCTCAGATAAAGCTGGATATTGATAATCAAAAAGCAATGAAATTAGGTATTCCAGTATCTAAGGTTACAGAAGCTTTAGGAGCCTTTTTGGGAGGAAGTTATGTCAATGATTTTAACCGTTTTGGACGTCAATATAAAGTGTATTTGCAAGGGGAAGCGGTTGACCGTTTGAAACCAGAAAATTTAAATAGTATTTATATTAGAAATGATAAAGGTGATATGTTGCCTATATCAACACTTGTTACTGCTTCTAAAGTTACGGGTCCTGATTTTACAAACCGTTTGAACTTATTTAGAGCTGCCGAAATAGGAGGAAGTCCTAATGATGGTTATAGTAGTGCACAAGCTTTAGATGCTTTAGAGCAAGTTGCCAAAGAAACGTTGCCTGCTGATATGAGTTATGATTATATCAACTTATCGTATCAAGAAAAACATTCGCCAGGTGGAGGAACTGTATTCTTGATGGCGTTGGTGTTTGTGTTCTTAATTCTTGCGGCGCAGTACGAAAGTTGGAAATTACCTTTTAGTGTATTACTTGGAGCTCCTTTTGCAGTGTTTGGAGCGTTCTTAGGATTGTTTTTAGCTCGTATGGGTAGTGATGCTTATGTCAATAATGTATTTGCACAGATTGGATTAGTATTACTTATTGGACTAGTCGCTAAAAACGCCATTTTGATTGTCGAATTTGCCAAAGAAGAATATGATAAAGGCAAACCATTATACGAATCGGCAATGATTGCGGCTAAACTTCGTTTTCGTCCAATTTTGATGACTGCTTTTGCCTTTATATTAGGAGTTGTTCCATTACTTACAGCAACTGGAGCTGGTTCTCAAGCACGTATCGTAATGGGAATGGCAGTATTCAGCGGGATGTTAATCGCTACAGTTTTGGGAGTATTAATTGTTCCCGGTTTGTATGTAATGATTGAAAATATAGGAAAAAAGAAAGATGAGGTTGTAGCAACTGATAGTACTAATGATTCAAAAACTACAGATCACCATGAATAA
- a CDS encoding TetR family transcriptional regulator C-terminal domain-containing protein, whose translation MATKKTVLTKDKIVSMYMDYTLEHNEKPKSVYQFTKMNDFTESEFYSFFGNLESIEKEIYNMFFEKTLELLNKDAQYESYDMKSKLLSFYFTFFELLTANRSYVSMSLNANRNQLKNVLQLSDLRKNFKKFIGEITTDEFKIQYEKIQDFQEKALQESAWIQFVFTLKFWLEDGSPAFEKTDIFIEKSVKLSFELMNIAPINSLIDFGKFLFKEKMQTS comes from the coding sequence ATGGCGACTAAAAAAACAGTACTAACAAAAGACAAAATAGTTTCAATGTATATGGATTATACCTTGGAACACAACGAAAAACCAAAATCAGTATATCAGTTTACTAAAATGAATGATTTTACTGAAAGTGAATTTTATTCCTTTTTTGGAAATCTAGAAAGCATCGAAAAAGAAATCTACAATATGTTTTTTGAAAAAACATTGGAATTATTGAACAAAGATGCTCAGTATGAGTCCTATGATATGAAAAGCAAGTTGCTGAGTTTTTATTTTACTTTTTTCGAATTGCTTACTGCAAACAGAAGTTATGTTAGTATGAGCCTTAACGCAAATAGAAATCAGTTAAAAAACGTATTACAGCTTTCGGATTTAAGAAAAAATTTTAAAAAATTTATTGGTGAAATAACTACTGATGAGTTTAAAATTCAATACGAAAAAATACAGGATTTTCAAGAAAAAGCGCTTCAGGAAAGTGCTTGGATACAGTTCGTATTTACATTAAAATTTTGGCTTGAAGATGGATCGCCTGCTTTTGAGAAAACCGACATCTTCATCGAAAAATCGGTGAAACTAAGTTTCGAATTAATGAACATTGCACCAATCAACAGTTTAATCGATTTTGGAAAATTTTTATTCAAAGAAAAAATGCAGACTAGCTAA
- a CDS encoding DUF255 domain-containing protein — protein sequence MKKRFFILLIFFCTIASGFAQLKTYSFEEAEKLSKENPKPIVIFIHTSWCKYCKMMENSTFKNSENITLLNDYFYFISFNAESKEDIHFNNHTFKFKPNGLNTGIHELATALATIDSQVVYPTITILQPDFSILFQKHSFLNAKELATILQKIKE from the coding sequence ATGAAAAAAAGGTTTTTCATATTGTTGATTTTCTTTTGTACAATTGCATCGGGTTTTGCCCAATTGAAAACCTATTCCTTTGAAGAAGCCGAAAAACTATCCAAAGAAAATCCAAAACCAATTGTAATTTTCATTCACACATCATGGTGCAAATATTGCAAAATGATGGAAAATTCAACTTTCAAAAATTCTGAAAACATAACTCTTTTAAACGATTATTTTTACTTTATTTCATTCAATGCCGAAAGCAAAGAAGACATTCATTTCAATAATCATACTTTCAAATTCAAGCCAAATGGGCTAAACACAGGAATCCACGAATTGGCTACAGCCTTAGCAACGATTGATTCGCAAGTAGTCTATCCAACAATTACTATTTTACAGCCTGATTTTTCCATACTTTTCCAAAAGCATTCTTTTCTAAATGCCAAGGAGTTAGCCACTATTCTTCAAAAAATAAAAGAATAG
- a CDS encoding 2Fe-2S iron-sulfur cluster-binding protein: MNKEVSFIEFVAIDNEQRYPIKVKHGSYPNLMFLLKEELSLDSFGECGGVGRCATCVVKAIGIKGNSAIKERNEPATLQKMGHYEEVIRLSCQLYVTKDLEGSEITVLEN, encoded by the coding sequence TTGAATAAAGAAGTTTCTTTTATTGAGTTTGTTGCCATTGATAATGAACAACGCTATCCTATCAAAGTTAAGCATGGCAGTTATCCTAATTTAATGTTTTTATTAAAAGAAGAACTAAGTTTAGATTCCTTTGGCGAATGTGGAGGTGTAGGCCGCTGCGCTACTTGTGTAGTGAAAGCCATTGGAATAAAAGGAAATTCGGCAATAAAGGAACGGAATGAACCTGCTACTTTGCAAAAAATGGGACATTACGAAGAAGTTATTCGGCTTTCCTGTCAATTGTATGTCACTAAAGATTTAGAAGGGTCAGAAATCACTGTTTTAGAAAACTAA
- a CDS encoding efflux RND transporter periplasmic adaptor subunit, with the protein MNGFKKYKILFFGIAFSTLFISCKKEVAPEAKPLEISVAKVLQEDVRLESAFTGQTFGQSDIQLNPRVDGVIESLNFREGTVVSKGQLLYTIDPLPFKAKVNDAEGALAEVEARMAKTKSDYDMMVPLAKMNAVSQRELISAKASYNASTASLKSAKATLENAQIELGYCRILAPISGLIGISKVRVGDYVKPGPDAVLNTISDLGDVRVRFTMSEQEFLRIFREIKKEKSDLVGAGKLVSLLLSDGSTYPQTGKISFADRQIDPATGAVTFEASFANPDRLLRPGQYVKAKVVTDVRKNSLLIPQRSVIEMQGVFQVFVIDNANKVDLKIIQVGPAYKDSYIVTDGLTAKDKVALGGTSLLKAGSVITPKLVEWAPGKTEN; encoded by the coding sequence ATGAATGGATTTAAAAAGTATAAGATATTATTTTTTGGTATAGCTTTTTCAACTTTATTTATTTCCTGTAAAAAGGAAGTTGCCCCAGAGGCCAAACCTTTAGAGATTTCAGTGGCAAAAGTGCTGCAAGAGGACGTAAGATTGGAGTCTGCATTTACTGGACAAACTTTTGGACAGTCAGACATCCAGTTAAACCCTAGAGTTGATGGTGTAATCGAAAGTCTTAATTTTAGAGAAGGGACTGTGGTTTCTAAAGGTCAATTATTATACACCATTGATCCGTTACCATTCAAAGCTAAAGTGAATGATGCCGAAGGTGCTTTAGCAGAAGTAGAAGCAAGAATGGCAAAAACCAAGTCAGATTATGATATGATGGTGCCGTTGGCCAAAATGAATGCAGTGAGCCAAAGAGAATTAATTTCAGCAAAGGCTTCTTACAATGCTTCTACAGCTTCATTAAAATCTGCAAAAGCTACATTAGAAAATGCACAAATTGAATTAGGGTATTGCAGAATTCTTGCACCAATTTCGGGATTAATTGGAATTTCGAAAGTTAGAGTTGGAGATTATGTTAAACCAGGACCAGATGCAGTGTTAAATACCATTTCTGATTTGGGAGACGTAAGAGTTCGTTTCACAATGAGTGAGCAAGAATTTCTTCGTATTTTTAGAGAAATCAAAAAAGAGAAATCTGATTTAGTAGGAGCAGGAAAATTAGTTTCATTATTATTATCAGATGGATCTACATATCCACAAACGGGAAAAATTAGTTTTGCCGATAGACAAATTGATCCAGCTACTGGAGCAGTAACTTTTGAAGCTTCATTTGCAAATCCAGATCGTTTACTAAGACCAGGTCAATATGTAAAAGCTAAAGTGGTTACAGATGTTCGTAAAAACTCATTGCTTATCCCACAACGTTCAGTAATTGAAATGCAAGGAGTTTTTCAAGTGTTTGTTATAGACAATGCCAATAAAGTGGATTTAAAAATAATTCAAGTTGGTCCAGCTTATAAAGATTCCTATATAGTCACTGACGGATTAACAGCTAAAGATAAAGTGGCTCTTGGAGGTACTTCTTTATTAAAAGCAGGAAGTGTTATCACCCCAAAATTAGTAGAATGGGCTCCAGGTAAAACAGAAAATTAG
- a CDS encoding TonB-dependent receptor domain-containing protein, with the protein MKYLFLLISLIMNGILFSQSSSISGKITFESKAIQLTTIELLKSSYKTQIDSLGNYRIENVAAGNYKIQVTSLGLQAINKNISLKENETLILDFKLKENENELNEVVVSGTLKPIKRLESAVPVEVYNPVFFKKNPTASIYEALQNVNGVRPQLNCGVCNTGDIHINGLEGPYTSVMIDGMPIVSSLSTVYGLSGIPNSLVERIEIVKGPASSLYGSEAVGGLINIITKNPTNAPVFSADVFTTSWLETNADIGVKFKIKEKATSLLGLNYYNYNQTIDNDNDGFTDVTAQNRISVFNKWNFNREQNRLFTIAVRGMYEDRWGGDVNWEKKYRGGDQIYGESIYTKRGELLGSYQLPTTEKLILSFSGTMHFQDSRYGTTSYIANQKIAFAQLTWDKKIKNNDLLTGIASRYTYYDDNTASTAILSENNPEKTWLPGIFLQDEITFSEKHKILLGIRYDYNSIHGNIFTPRFAYKWKINNNNILRFNTGTGFRVVNLFTEDHAALTGSREVVITNNLDPEKSINANLNYIKKIYFDNGTFVGIETTAFYTRFSNKIVSDYETDPNKIIYDNINGYALSQGISCNTDINFTNGLKFILGATYMDVSNVENGIKTRPFLTENFTGTWSISYKINPINVSIDYTGNVYSPMKLPLLSETDPRNPNSPWYSLQNIQFTYTGWKNFEMYAGIKNLLNFTPKQNNQFLISRTEDPFDKNVQYDTNGKVLVTPQNPYGLTFDTTYVYGPNQGIRGFFGLRYNFY; encoded by the coding sequence ATGAAATATTTATTTTTGCTAATATCATTAATTATGAATGGCATTTTATTTTCGCAAAGCAGTTCAATTTCAGGTAAAATAACTTTCGAAAGTAAAGCAATTCAACTAACTACAATTGAATTACTTAAAAGCAGTTACAAAACACAAATCGATAGTCTGGGAAATTATAGAATAGAAAATGTTGCTGCTGGTAATTACAAAATTCAAGTTACGTCTCTTGGACTACAAGCCATAAATAAAAACATTTCTCTCAAAGAAAATGAAACTCTAATTCTGGATTTTAAACTTAAAGAAAACGAAAATGAGCTCAACGAAGTTGTGGTTTCAGGAACTTTAAAACCGATAAAACGATTGGAAAGCGCCGTTCCTGTTGAAGTCTATAACCCTGTATTTTTCAAAAAAAATCCAACTGCCAGTATTTATGAAGCTTTACAAAATGTAAACGGAGTAAGACCACAACTCAACTGCGGTGTTTGTAATACTGGGGATATCCACATTAATGGTCTTGAAGGCCCTTATACTTCGGTAATGATTGATGGAATGCCTATTGTGAGTAGTTTGTCGACTGTATATGGATTGTCTGGGATTCCAAATTCATTAGTAGAACGAATTGAAATCGTGAAAGGACCTGCTTCTTCATTGTACGGAAGCGAAGCTGTTGGCGGATTAATCAATATCATCACCAAAAATCCAACCAATGCTCCAGTCTTTTCCGCAGATGTTTTTACAACTTCCTGGTTGGAAACGAATGCTGATATAGGCGTAAAATTTAAAATAAAAGAAAAAGCAACTTCTTTATTAGGACTGAATTATTACAATTACAATCAAACTATTGATAACGATAATGATGGTTTTACAGATGTAACTGCACAAAATAGAATTTCAGTTTTCAATAAATGGAATTTTAACAGAGAACAAAATCGCTTATTTACTATTGCAGTCCGAGGAATGTATGAAGATCGTTGGGGTGGCGATGTCAATTGGGAAAAGAAATATCGTGGTGGCGACCAAATTTATGGCGAAAGCATTTATACCAAGCGAGGAGAACTTTTAGGAAGTTATCAATTGCCAACAACCGAAAAATTAATACTTTCTTTCTCAGGAACGATGCACTTTCAAGACAGTCGATATGGAACGACTTCTTATATTGCTAATCAAAAAATTGCTTTTGCACAATTGACTTGGGATAAAAAAATTAAAAATAATGATTTACTCACCGGAATCGCTTCCCGTTATACTTATTACGATGACAACACCGCTTCTACAGCCATTTTAAGCGAAAACAATCCAGAAAAGACCTGGCTTCCGGGGATTTTTCTACAAGATGAAATCACTTTTAGCGAGAAACACAAAATTCTTTTAGGAATTCGATATGATTACAACTCCATTCACGGAAATATTTTCACACCACGATTTGCTTATAAATGGAAAATCAACAACAATAATATTCTTAGATTTAATACAGGTACAGGATTTAGAGTAGTAAATCTTTTTACCGAAGACCATGCCGCATTAACAGGTTCACGTGAAGTAGTCATTACCAACAATCTAGACCCGGAAAAATCAATAAACGCCAATTTGAATTATATTAAGAAAATCTATTTTGATAATGGCACATTCGTAGGTATAGAAACCACAGCTTTTTACACCCGATTCAGTAATAAAATTGTATCCGATTATGAAACTGATCCTAACAAAATCATTTATGACAACATTAATGGCTATGCTTTGAGTCAAGGAATCAGCTGTAATACTGACATTAATTTTACAAACGGATTAAAATTCATTCTTGGTGCTACTTATATGGATGTTTCCAATGTTGAAAACGGAATCAAAACGAGACCTTTTTTAACCGAAAATTTCACTGGAACTTGGAGCATTTCGTATAAAATAAACCCAATTAACGTTTCTATTGACTATACCGGAAATGTTTACAGCCCAATGAAATTACCTCTGTTAAGTGAAACCGATCCGAGAAATCCAAATTCCCCTTGGTACAGTTTGCAAAATATTCAGTTCACTTACACGGGATGGAAAAATTTCGAAATGTACGCTGGAATTAAAAACCTGCTAAACTTTACGCCTAAACAAAATAACCAATTTCTGATTTCGAGAACCGAAGATCCATTTGACAAAAACGTTCAATATGACACCAATGGAAAAGTATTGGTAACACCTCAAAACCCATACGGATTAACTTTTGACACTACTTATGTTTATGGTCCGAATCAAGGGATTAGAGGCTTTTTTGGTCTCAGATATAATTTTTATTAA
- a CDS encoding efflux transporter outer membrane subunit: MNKFKIILIIIVLAILPVGCLVGPKYAKPKDQNAADFNNGPANVDTLATVVNMKWFDLFNDDVLKDLITKGLANNYDMKIALARIEKSRAELGYSKADLLPAIGYSGTVNSNKKSFVPSNVSANLSWELDFWGKVRHENRAVQDELIASDEGRKVILSNLVSDIAVAYFQLRDYDNRLLIAQNTLKSRQDGYDIINKRFLAGYVSEVDKVQIEQQVAIAEATIPAVKRQITYLENTISILIGQTPALIPRGKTNMELEVANAIPVSIPSILLRNRPDVNQAERLYMAANERIGVAQAMRFPSFNIAALAGFANSDLNHLFDGSSYLQNASGSITGPIFNFGKNKRRVDIYRQIAEEAKLTYQKTCIVAVAEVEQSLQDVRTYKEEYAARNRQVIAARQNLKLSEARYDNGYISYLEVLEIQRSLFDAELSLSELTQNQLSSTIQLYRALGGGWN, translated from the coding sequence ATGAATAAATTTAAAATTATACTGATTATAATTGTCCTTGCCATACTTCCTGTGGGTTGTTTGGTAGGGCCAAAATATGCCAAACCAAAAGATCAAAATGCTGCTGATTTCAATAATGGTCCAGCAAATGTAGATACTTTGGCCACTGTAGTAAATATGAAATGGTTTGATCTTTTTAATGATGATGTTTTAAAAGACTTAATCACTAAGGGACTTGCAAACAACTACGATATGAAAATTGCTTTGGCTCGTATCGAAAAATCGAGAGCCGAATTAGGATATTCTAAAGCAGATTTATTACCGGCAATTGGTTATAGTGGAACTGTAAATAGCAATAAAAAGAGTTTTGTCCCTTCAAATGTTTCTGCTAATCTTTCTTGGGAATTGGATTTCTGGGGTAAAGTGCGTCACGAAAACAGAGCGGTTCAAGATGAATTAATCGCCAGTGATGAAGGTCGAAAAGTTATTCTGTCGAATCTAGTAAGCGATATTGCAGTAGCTTATTTTCAGCTTCGAGATTATGATAATCGATTACTAATTGCTCAAAACACACTCAAATCGAGACAAGATGGTTATGATATCATCAATAAAAGATTTTTAGCAGGATATGTTTCGGAAGTAGATAAAGTTCAAATCGAACAACAAGTAGCTATTGCCGAAGCTACAATTCCAGCTGTTAAGCGTCAAATTACCTATCTTGAAAACACGATTTCGATATTGATTGGTCAAACACCAGCACTGATACCTCGTGGTAAAACCAATATGGAACTTGAAGTAGCTAATGCAATTCCAGTATCTATTCCGTCTATTCTATTGAGAAATAGACCTGATGTAAATCAAGCAGAAAGGTTGTATATGGCAGCCAATGAAAGAATTGGTGTGGCGCAAGCGATGCGTTTTCCTTCGTTTAATATTGCTGCCTTAGCGGGTTTTGCAAATAGTGATTTGAATCATTTATTTGATGGTTCTTCTTATCTACAAAACGCAAGTGGGTCTATTACTGGTCCTATTTTTAATTTTGGAAAGAACAAACGTAGAGTTGATATTTACCGTCAAATTGCCGAGGAAGCTAAGTTGACCTATCAAAAAACGTGTATCGTAGCTGTTGCAGAAGTGGAGCAATCTTTACAAGACGTTAGAACTTACAAAGAAGAATATGCTGCCAGAAATAGACAAGTTATTGCTGCTAGACAAAACTTGAAACTTTCTGAAGCTCGATATGACAATGGGTATATTTCGTATTTAGAAGTTCTTGAAATTCAACGTTCTTTATTTGATGCTGAATTAAGTCTTTCAGAGCTAACACAAAATCAATTAAGTTCTACTATACAGTTGTATAGAGCTTTAGGAGGCGGTTGGAATTAG